One stretch of Streptomyces sp. R21 DNA includes these proteins:
- a CDS encoding DUF6338 family protein — MPSTLAGFILFVALLMPGYVYERRRARAIPERERTPFAETLAVVFVSVVVDGILLLAFAFLVHFLPDATPDPARLLDDPGHYLGHHFLRTVLWATAFVVAAALLGQAWAARPLLHRIGGFGLPARIAETQQSAWWLAFHEHPGSTIHVGCILHDGSYVAGILHSYSRVSAEHGDRDLTLRGEITYRAARSAAAAPLPQVNLVVLSARDIALLTVSYVRTPTPTPTPVPVPVPDPVPVPD; from the coding sequence ATGCCCAGTACTCTGGCGGGATTCATACTGTTCGTGGCATTGCTGATGCCGGGCTACGTGTACGAGCGCCGGCGTGCGCGGGCCATCCCCGAGCGCGAGCGCACGCCCTTCGCCGAAACCCTCGCCGTGGTCTTCGTCAGCGTGGTCGTGGACGGGATCCTGCTGCTGGCCTTCGCGTTCCTTGTGCACTTCCTCCCCGACGCGACCCCCGACCCCGCACGCCTCCTCGACGACCCGGGCCACTACCTCGGACACCACTTCCTGCGTACGGTCCTGTGGGCCACCGCCTTCGTCGTGGCGGCCGCGCTCCTCGGGCAGGCCTGGGCGGCACGGCCGCTGCTGCACCGGATCGGCGGCTTCGGCCTACCGGCGAGGATCGCCGAGACCCAGCAGTCCGCATGGTGGCTCGCCTTCCATGAACACCCCGGCTCAACCATTCACGTGGGCTGCATCCTGCATGACGGCTCGTACGTGGCCGGCATCCTGCACAGCTACAGCCGGGTGTCCGCCGAGCACGGCGACCGCGATCTCACCCTGCGCGGAGAGATCACCTACCGGGCCGCGCGCAGCGCCGCCGCCGCACCATTGCCGCAGGTCAACCTCGTCGTGCTCAGCGCCCGCGACATCGCCCTGCTGACGGTGAGCTACGTGCGGACACCGACTCCCACACCCACTCCCGTTCCGGTTCCAGTCCCCGATCCGGTACCGGTGCCGGACTGA
- a CDS encoding oxygenase MpaB family protein, with translation MHGDPMMWVAGVRALYLQALHPRTVRGVMQNSDFRRDAWGRLMRTANFVGTTTYGTTEAAERAGARVRKIHTVLRATDPDTGERYRIDEPELLLWVHCAEIDSYLHVLRRSGFRLTDAQADRYVGEHRVSARLVGLDPDDVPANQAELAAYFEKVLPELAAGPEARDVDDFLRRPPTHPLLVPARALLWGRVAGLAYAALPPYAHELYGRAAPSPATVTRRLRLTGTLLRSVPARLRWQLPPKHIIRAMSRLGPGSRPAPYKVPR, from the coding sequence ATGCACGGCGACCCCATGATGTGGGTGGCCGGAGTCCGTGCGCTGTACCTCCAGGCGCTGCACCCGCGCACGGTGCGGGGCGTCATGCAGAACTCCGACTTCCGGCGCGACGCGTGGGGCCGGCTCATGCGGACCGCGAACTTCGTGGGGACGACGACGTACGGCACCACCGAGGCCGCCGAGCGGGCGGGCGCCCGGGTGCGGAAGATCCACACCGTGCTGCGGGCGACGGACCCGGACACGGGGGAGCGGTACCGGATCGACGAACCCGAGCTGCTGCTGTGGGTGCACTGCGCGGAGATCGACTCCTATCTGCACGTCCTGCGGCGCTCCGGGTTCCGGCTCACGGACGCCCAGGCCGACCGCTACGTCGGTGAACACCGCGTCAGCGCACGGCTGGTGGGCCTCGACCCCGACGACGTCCCCGCGAATCAGGCCGAGTTGGCGGCGTACTTCGAGAAGGTACTGCCGGAGCTGGCCGCAGGCCCCGAGGCGCGGGACGTGGACGACTTCCTGCGCCGTCCGCCCACCCACCCGCTGCTCGTCCCGGCACGAGCCCTGCTCTGGGGGCGCGTGGCCGGCCTGGCGTACGCCGCTCTGCCGCCGTACGCCCACGAGCTGTACGGCAGAGCGGCCCCCTCACCCGCCACGGTGACCCGGCGCCTGCGTCTCACGGGCACCTTGCTGCGCTCGGTTCCCGCACGTCTTCGCTGGCAACTCCCGCCCAAACACATTATCCGCGCCATGTCACGGCTCGGCCCCGGCTCGCGTCCGGCGCCGTACAAAGTCCCGAGATGA
- a CDS encoding tetratricopeptide repeat protein, with protein MAETRLIQSRYRLLDLIGRGGMGEVWRARDESLGRQVAVKCLKPLGPHHDQSFTRVLRERFRREARVAAALQHRGVTVVHDFGESDGVLYLVMELLEGRNLSQLLEDNKHHPLPVADVVEIADQVTAALAYTHQQGIVHRDLKPANIMRLTDGTVKICDFGIARLGHDIGFTSRLTGTGIAMGTPHYMSPEQISGSQVDHRSDLYSFGCVLYEISTGAPPFDLDDAWAVLVGHRDTAPEPPRGRRAELPEYLEKIILDLLAKRPEQRPQDARELGRRIDAGRTTPVYVPTVVSPAVRRPGTEHRPPVPSTRSRPQQPPSREPRLPSWTRGMTTGHKATGADLRSTPPDGAAGLTGEWIARPVTTDTREPAPSERPTPAPELITTLAGRHNAGLSLGRLGRWTEAGEVHRAVATEREQALGSDHPDTLASRYEVGFTLSRTGRPAEALREYAHVAQARERVLGADHPDTLAARQEMAYVLGQLGRHFEAHQAYTSVLAARERAMGPDHPDTLRCRHNLAFNLSRLGRLEDSYRMAIGVASARARVLGATHPDTLVTRYEVAYALGQLGRWPEALQTYREVADARARALGPDHPDTLAARYEVGISLGRLGRSAQALELYRDLIDDRTRVHGPAHPETLRARHGLGVNLGRMGRWEEALAESRDVCAIRERVLGPDHPDTLVSRREVAVGLGWLGRWADALAEYRRVAAARERVLGADHPDALASRNDEAHCLEQLGRGPEAAELYRRVAALRQQRASGGH; from the coding sequence ATGGCGGAGACCAGGCTGATCCAGAGCCGGTACCGGCTGCTCGATCTGATCGGGCGCGGCGGTATGGGCGAGGTGTGGCGCGCCCGCGACGAATCCCTGGGCCGGCAGGTCGCCGTGAAATGCCTCAAGCCCCTGGGCCCGCATCACGATCAGTCCTTCACGCGTGTCCTGCGGGAGAGGTTTCGGCGCGAGGCCCGGGTGGCCGCCGCGCTCCAGCACCGCGGAGTGACCGTGGTGCACGACTTCGGCGAGTCCGACGGAGTGCTGTATCTCGTCATGGAGTTGCTGGAGGGGCGCAACCTCAGTCAGCTCCTGGAGGACAACAAGCACCATCCGCTGCCCGTCGCCGACGTCGTCGAGATCGCCGACCAGGTGACCGCCGCGCTCGCCTACACCCACCAACAGGGCATTGTGCACCGCGACTTGAAGCCCGCGAACATCATGCGCCTGACCGACGGCACCGTGAAGATCTGCGACTTCGGCATCGCCCGCCTCGGCCACGACATCGGCTTCACCTCCCGGCTCACCGGCACCGGCATCGCGATGGGCACCCCGCACTACATGTCGCCCGAACAGATCAGCGGCTCCCAGGTCGACCACCGCAGCGACCTCTACTCGTTCGGCTGCGTGCTGTACGAAATCTCCACCGGGGCCCCGCCGTTCGACCTGGACGACGCGTGGGCGGTCCTGGTCGGGCACCGGGACACGGCTCCCGAGCCGCCGCGCGGCCGGCGGGCCGAACTCCCCGAGTACTTGGAGAAGATCATCCTCGATCTGCTCGCCAAGCGGCCCGAACAGCGGCCGCAGGACGCTCGCGAACTCGGCCGCCGTATCGACGCCGGCCGCACGACACCGGTCTACGTGCCGACCGTGGTGTCGCCCGCCGTACGCCGGCCCGGGACGGAACACCGGCCCCCGGTGCCCTCGACCCGGTCGCGCCCCCAGCAGCCGCCCTCGCGCGAACCCCGGTTGCCCTCCTGGACCCGCGGAATGACCACCGGCCACAAGGCGACCGGCGCCGATTTGCGCAGCACGCCACCGGACGGCGCGGCGGGGCTCACCGGCGAGTGGATCGCCCGGCCGGTCACCACCGACACCCGCGAACCCGCACCCAGCGAACGCCCCACGCCCGCACCGGAGTTGATCACCACGCTCGCCGGGCGACACAACGCCGGGCTCAGCCTGGGACGGCTCGGCCGGTGGACGGAGGCTGGCGAGGTGCACCGCGCGGTCGCCACCGAGCGCGAACAGGCCCTGGGCTCCGACCACCCGGACACCCTCGCCAGCCGCTACGAGGTCGGCTTCACACTCAGCCGCACCGGACGCCCCGCCGAGGCGCTGCGCGAGTACGCGCACGTCGCCCAGGCCAGGGAGCGGGTGCTCGGCGCCGACCACCCCGACACGCTGGCCGCCCGTCAGGAAATGGCGTACGTGCTGGGCCAGTTGGGCCGCCACTTCGAGGCGCACCAGGCCTACACGTCCGTACTGGCCGCCCGTGAGCGCGCCATGGGCCCCGACCACCCCGACACCCTGCGCTGCCGCCACAATCTGGCCTTCAACCTGAGCAGGCTCGGGCGCCTGGAGGACTCGTACCGCATGGCGATCGGGGTGGCGTCGGCCCGCGCCCGGGTGCTCGGTGCGACCCACCCCGACACCCTCGTCACCCGGTACGAAGTCGCCTACGCACTCGGCCAGTTGGGTCGTTGGCCCGAGGCGCTCCAGACCTACCGGGAAGTGGCCGACGCACGCGCCCGCGCCCTGGGCCCCGACCATCCGGACACGCTGGCCGCCCGCTACGAGGTCGGTATCAGCCTCGGCCGGCTCGGCCGCAGCGCGCAGGCCCTGGAGCTTTACCGCGACCTGATCGACGACCGCACCCGTGTGCACGGCCCCGCCCACCCCGAGACCCTGCGCGCCCGGCACGGACTCGGCGTCAACCTCGGCCGGATGGGCCGCTGGGAGGAGGCGCTCGCCGAGTCCCGCGACGTGTGCGCGATCCGCGAACGCGTCCTGGGCCCCGACCACCCGGACACCCTCGTCAGCCGTCGCGAGGTCGCCGTCGGCCTCGGCTGGCTCGGCCGCTGGGCCGACGCCCTGGCCGAGTACCGCCGCGTCGCCGCAGCCCGCGAACGCGTGCTCGGCGCCGACCACCCCGACGCCCTCGCCAGCCGCAACGACGAGGCGCACTGCCTGGAACAGCTCGGCCGCGGCCCGGAGGCGGCGGAGCTGTACCGCAGGGTGGCGGCACTGCGGCAGCAGCGGGCGTCCGGCGGACATTGA
- a CDS encoding phytoene desaturase family protein has product MPAHEGYDAVIVGGGHNGLVAAAYLARAGQSVLVLERLGTTGGAAVSTRPFAGVDARLSRYSYLVSLLPRKIVRDLGLDFRVRGRTVSSYTPVERDGRPTGLLVGGGERRTREAFARLTGSNDEYAAWQRFYGMTGRVAQRVFPTLTEPLPSRDELRARVDDEEAWRLLFEEPIGTAVEEYFTDDLVRGVVLTDALIGTFADAHDTSLRQNRCFLYHVIGGGTGAWDVPVGGMGALTDAIATAARAAGAVVATGHEAVRIETDGQAAEVTYRTADGDGVVAARHVLVNASPQELPALTGDAPPAPAEGAQLKVNMLLTRLPKLRDTSVDPREAFAGTFHIAEGYEQLATAYAQAASGELPAAPPSEIYCHSLTDPTILGPDLVEQGYQTLTLFGLHTPARLFAHDNDTVRDELLKSTLAQLDAHLAEPLADCLATDADGRPCIEAKTPLDLERDLRLPGGNIFHRDLAFPYVQEETGRWGVETGHANVLLCGAGAVRGGGVSGVPGHNAAMAVLEDLEARGLM; this is encoded by the coding sequence ATGCCTGCACACGAGGGATACGACGCCGTCATCGTCGGCGGTGGCCACAACGGCCTGGTCGCCGCCGCCTACCTGGCCCGGGCCGGGCAATCGGTCCTGGTCCTGGAGCGCCTCGGGACCACCGGGGGCGCCGCCGTGTCCACCCGGCCGTTCGCCGGCGTCGACGCACGGCTGTCGCGCTACTCGTACCTGGTCAGCCTGCTGCCCCGGAAGATCGTGCGGGACCTCGGGCTCGACTTCCGCGTCCGTGGGCGCACCGTGTCCTCGTACACGCCCGTCGAGCGGGACGGACGGCCCACCGGACTGCTGGTCGGCGGCGGCGAGCGGCGCACGCGCGAGGCGTTCGCCCGGCTGACCGGCTCGAACGACGAATACGCGGCGTGGCAGCGGTTCTACGGCATGACGGGCCGCGTCGCCCAGCGAGTGTTCCCCACGCTCACCGAACCCCTCCCCAGTCGCGACGAGCTGCGCGCCCGTGTCGACGACGAGGAGGCCTGGCGGCTGCTGTTCGAGGAGCCGATCGGCACGGCCGTCGAGGAGTACTTCACCGACGACCTCGTGCGCGGTGTCGTCCTCACCGACGCGCTCATCGGCACGTTCGCCGACGCCCACGACACCTCGCTGCGGCAGAACCGCTGCTTCCTCTACCACGTCATCGGCGGTGGCACCGGCGCCTGGGACGTCCCCGTCGGCGGCATGGGCGCCCTCACCGACGCGATCGCCACGGCGGCGCGCGCCGCGGGCGCCGTCGTCGCCACGGGGCACGAGGCGGTGCGGATCGAGACGGACGGACAGGCCGCCGAGGTCACCTACCGGACCGCCGACGGTGACGGCGTCGTCGCGGCCCGGCACGTCCTGGTGAACGCCTCGCCGCAGGAACTCCCCGCCCTCACCGGCGACGCACCGCCCGCCCCGGCCGAGGGCGCCCAGCTCAAGGTGAACATGCTGCTCACCCGGCTTCCGAAGCTGCGCGACACCTCCGTGGACCCGCGCGAGGCGTTCGCCGGCACCTTCCACATCGCCGAGGGCTACGAGCAGTTGGCGACCGCATACGCCCAGGCCGCGTCCGGTGAACTGCCCGCCGCGCCGCCCTCGGAGATCTACTGCCACTCCCTCACCGACCCGACCATCCTCGGCCCCGACCTCGTCGAGCAGGGCTACCAGACCCTCACCCTCTTCGGCCTGCACACGCCCGCCAGGCTCTTCGCCCACGACAACGACACCGTGCGCGACGAACTCCTCAAGTCGACTCTGGCGCAACTCGACGCCCACCTCGCCGAACCGCTCGCCGACTGCCTTGCCACCGACGCCGACGGCCGCCCCTGCATCGAGGCGAAGACCCCGCTCGACCTGGAGCGCGACCTCAGGCTGCCCGGCGGCAACATCTTCCACCGCGACCTGGCCTTCCCCTACGTCCAGGAGGAAACCGGCCGCTGGGGCGTGGAGACCGGGCACGCCAACGTGCTGCTGTGCGGCGCGGGCGCGGTGCGCGGCGGCGGGGTGAGCGGGGTGCCGGGGCACAACGCGGCGATGGCGGTGCTCGAAGATCTCGAAGCCCGTGGCCTGATGTAG
- a CDS encoding serine hydrolase, which translates to MTEDAGGRESGGPTRRQLVRRTAALGGALAILPFPAGPAHATEKTAGHPTLHHGSAERAGLLEAHLRQLVTDAEAFLGPSPKHPWYAGAVLLAGRGGTVALHQPIGMAVRYAAYDEKTDTGLEFPADRQIPMAENTVFDLASVSKLFTSILAVQQMERGALELEAKVASYLPEFAGAGKQDITIRQLLTHTSGFRAWIPLYNAPTREGKLQLIWDEAPLNPPGTKYLYSDLNLISLQLVLEKITGRTLDTLLHDEITAPLGMHHTSYNPPATWRPQIAATEDARKPWSGLDRGLVWGEVHDENAFSLGGVAGHAGVFSNAWDLAILGRTLLNGGVYGTARILKPETVNLMFTDFNTAFPGDEHGLGFELYQHWYMGAMATPRTAGHTGFTGTSLVLDPTTDSFLIVLGNSVHPVRNWRSGSAPRVATANDLARAVAVRPAKGRAAWFSGMANATTATLTLPALDTTAGSALLRCALWWDTEPQSDALFLESSTDDGATWQPLPFTTRHHGEDPAEHPTGSVTGWSGRVWHRLGAALPEARRLTLRWRYTTDRLYVGRGAYVDGLRVEAGGDVAFDEARPADAARIEAVGWTASAD; encoded by the coding sequence ATGACCGAAGACGCAGGCGGCAGAGAGTCGGGCGGTCCGACCCGCCGCCAACTGGTCCGCCGCACGGCAGCGTTGGGCGGCGCCCTGGCCATCCTCCCCTTCCCCGCCGGACCGGCTCACGCCACGGAGAAGACCGCCGGGCACCCGACCCTCCACCACGGATCGGCCGAACGCGCCGGACTGCTGGAAGCCCATCTGCGCCAACTCGTCACGGACGCCGAGGCGTTCCTCGGCCCCTCCCCCAAACACCCCTGGTACGCGGGCGCCGTGCTGCTGGCCGGGCGGGGCGGCACCGTGGCCCTGCACCAGCCGATCGGCATGGCCGTGCGCTATGCGGCGTACGACGAGAAGACCGACACCGGCCTCGAGTTCCCGGCCGACCGGCAGATCCCCATGGCCGAGAACACGGTCTTCGACCTCGCGTCCGTCTCCAAGCTCTTCACCTCGATCCTGGCCGTGCAGCAGATGGAGCGCGGCGCGCTGGAGCTGGAGGCCAAGGTCGCCTCGTACCTCCCGGAGTTCGCGGGCGCGGGCAAGCAGGACATCACCATCCGCCAACTCCTCACACACACCTCGGGCTTCCGCGCGTGGATCCCCCTGTACAACGCGCCGACCCGCGAGGGAAAACTCCAACTCATCTGGGACGAGGCACCGCTCAACCCGCCGGGCACCAAGTACCTCTACTCCGACCTGAACCTGATCTCTCTGCAACTGGTCCTGGAGAAGATCACCGGCCGCACTCTCGACACGCTCCTGCACGACGAGATCACCGCCCCGCTCGGCATGCACCACACCAGCTACAACCCGCCCGCCACCTGGAGACCGCAGATCGCCGCCACCGAGGACGCCCGCAAGCCCTGGTCAGGGCTCGACCGCGGCCTGGTGTGGGGTGAGGTACACGACGAGAACGCCTTCAGCCTCGGCGGTGTCGCGGGCCACGCGGGCGTCTTCTCCAACGCCTGGGACCTCGCGATCCTCGGCCGGACGCTCCTCAACGGCGGCGTGTACGGCACAGCGCGCATCCTGAAGCCCGAGACGGTGAACCTGATGTTCACCGACTTCAACACCGCCTTCCCGGGCGACGAGCACGGCCTCGGCTTCGAGCTCTACCAGCACTGGTACATGGGCGCGATGGCCACCCCACGCACTGCCGGACACACCGGATTCACCGGAACCTCGCTCGTCCTCGACCCGACGACCGACTCGTTCCTGATCGTCCTCGGCAACTCCGTCCACCCGGTGCGCAATTGGCGATCCGGCTCCGCTCCCCGAGTCGCCACCGCGAACGACCTCGCCCGGGCCGTCGCGGTGCGCCCCGCCAAGGGACGCGCCGCCTGGTTCTCCGGCATGGCGAACGCCACCACCGCGACCCTCACCCTGCCCGCGCTCGACACCACGGCCGGCTCCGCACTCCTGCGCTGCGCCCTGTGGTGGGACACCGAACCCCAGTCGGACGCCCTCTTCCTGGAGTCCTCCACCGACGACGGCGCGACCTGGCAGCCGCTCCCGTTCACCACCCGGCACCACGGCGAAGACCCCGCCGAGCATCCCACCGGCTCGGTCACCGGCTGGTCGGGCCGCGTCTGGCACCGGCTCGGCGCGGCCCTGCCCGAGGCCCGGCGCCTCACCCTGCGCTGGCGGTACACGACCGACCGGCTGTACGTCGGCCGGGGAGCGTACGTCGACGGGCTGCGGGTCGAAGCGGGCGGCGACGTGGCCTTCGACGAGGCCCGGCCGGCGGACGCGGCACGCATCGAGGCCGTGGGCTGGACCGCGTCGGCCGACTGA
- a CDS encoding NAD(P)H-dependent flavin oxidoreductase, with the protein MQTELSKKLGVEHAIFGFTPFPAVAAAISRAGGFGVLGAVRYTAPDDLKRDLDWIEANVGGKPYGLDVVMPAKKVEGVTEADVEAMIPEGHRQYVKDTLAKYGVPELAEGETAGWRITGWMEQVARSQLDVAFGYPIKLLANALGSPPADVVERAHERNVLVAALAGSARHARKHAEAGIDIVVAQGYEAGGHTGDIASMVLTPEVVDAVDPLPVLAAGGIGSGQQVAAALSLGAQGVWLGSIWLTTTEADMHSRALTQKLLAAGSGDTVRSRALTGKPARQLRTEWTDAWDDPTGPGTLPMPLQGLLVAEAVSRIQKYEVEPLLGTPVGQIVGRMNTERSVQAVFDDLTRGFEHAVDRINRIAGRSGQS; encoded by the coding sequence ATGCAGACGGAGCTGAGCAAGAAACTGGGAGTCGAGCACGCCATCTTCGGCTTCACGCCGTTTCCCGCCGTCGCCGCGGCCATCAGCCGCGCCGGCGGGTTCGGCGTGCTCGGCGCGGTCCGCTACACCGCCCCCGACGACCTCAAGCGGGACCTCGACTGGATCGAGGCCAACGTGGGCGGAAAGCCGTACGGCCTCGATGTCGTCATGCCCGCCAAGAAGGTCGAGGGCGTGACCGAGGCCGACGTGGAGGCGATGATCCCCGAGGGGCACCGGCAGTACGTGAAGGACACCCTCGCCAAGTACGGCGTCCCCGAACTCGCCGAGGGCGAGACGGCCGGGTGGCGCATCACGGGGTGGATGGAACAGGTCGCCCGCAGCCAGCTCGACGTCGCCTTCGGCTATCCCATCAAGCTGCTCGCCAACGCGCTGGGCTCACCACCCGCCGACGTCGTCGAGCGTGCCCACGAGCGGAACGTGCTCGTCGCGGCCCTCGCGGGCAGCGCCCGGCACGCGCGCAAGCACGCGGAGGCGGGCATCGACATCGTCGTCGCCCAAGGCTACGAGGCGGGCGGCCACACCGGGGACATCGCCTCGATGGTGCTCACCCCCGAAGTCGTGGACGCCGTCGACCCGCTGCCCGTACTCGCCGCCGGCGGCATCGGCAGCGGACAGCAAGTGGCCGCCGCGCTCAGCCTCGGCGCCCAAGGTGTGTGGCTGGGATCCATATGGCTGACCACCACAGAGGCCGACATGCACTCCCGCGCGCTGACGCAGAAGCTGCTCGCCGCAGGGTCCGGCGACACCGTCCGCTCGCGCGCGCTGACCGGGAAACCAGCACGCCAGCTGCGCACCGAGTGGACCGACGCCTGGGACGATCCGACCGGACCCGGCACGCTGCCCATGCCGCTACAGGGCCTGCTCGTCGCCGAGGCCGTCTCCCGCATCCAGAAGTACGAGGTGGAGCCGCTGCTCGGCACACCCGTCGGCCAGATCGTCGGCCGGATGAACACCGAGCGCAGCGTCCAGGCCGTCTTCGACGACCTGACCCGGGGCTTCGAGCACGCCGTCGACCGGATCAACCGCATCGCGGGAAGGAGCGGCCAGTCGTGA
- a CDS encoding acyl-CoA synthetase, which translates to MSTPPNGFWAQAAADPERTVLITPDGEEWTAGRLHSCANQLVHGLRAAGLERGDAFAVVLPNGVEFFVAYLAASQAGFYLVPVNHHLVGPEIAWIVSDSGAKVVIAHERFAQAARHAADEAKLPATQRYAVGAVEGFRPYADLLDGQPESPPADRTLGWVMNYTSGTTGRPRGIRRPLPGKLPEESYLGGFLGIFGIKPFGGNVHLVCSPLYHTAVLQFAGASLHIGHRLVLMDKWTPEEMLRRIDAHHCTHTHMVPTQFHRLLALPDHIKQTYDVSSMRHAIHGAAPCPDHVKRAMIEWWGHSVEEYYAASEGGGAFATAEDWLKKPGTVGKAWPISELAVFDDDGKRLPPGELGTVYMKMSTGGFSYHKDESKTRNNRIGDFFTVGDLGYLDEDGYLFLRDRKIDMIISGGVNIYPAEIEAALLSHPAVADAAAFGIPHDDWGEEVKAVVEPAPGHEPGPDLAADLLAHCEQQLAGYKRPKSVDFIEVMPRDPNGKLYKRRLRDPYWEGHARPV; encoded by the coding sequence GTGAGCACACCCCCGAACGGCTTCTGGGCCCAGGCCGCCGCCGACCCCGAGCGGACGGTCCTCATCACCCCGGACGGCGAGGAATGGACCGCCGGCCGGCTGCACTCCTGCGCCAACCAACTGGTCCATGGCCTGCGCGCCGCCGGACTGGAGCGCGGCGACGCCTTCGCCGTCGTGCTGCCCAACGGCGTGGAGTTCTTCGTCGCGTACCTCGCCGCCTCGCAGGCCGGCTTCTACCTGGTCCCCGTCAACCATCACCTCGTCGGCCCCGAGATCGCCTGGATCGTCTCCGACTCGGGTGCCAAGGTCGTCATCGCCCACGAACGGTTCGCGCAGGCCGCCCGCCACGCCGCCGACGAGGCGAAGCTTCCCGCGACGCAGCGGTACGCCGTCGGTGCGGTCGAGGGCTTCAGGCCGTACGCCGATCTCCTGGACGGACAGCCCGAGTCGCCGCCCGCCGACCGCACACTCGGCTGGGTCATGAACTACACCTCGGGCACCACCGGACGCCCCCGCGGCATCCGGCGGCCGCTGCCCGGAAAGCTTCCCGAGGAGTCCTACCTCGGCGGCTTCCTCGGCATCTTCGGGATCAAGCCGTTCGGCGGCAATGTGCACCTCGTGTGCTCGCCGCTCTATCACACGGCGGTGCTCCAGTTCGCGGGCGCGTCCCTGCACATCGGCCACCGCCTGGTGCTGATGGACAAGTGGACGCCCGAGGAGATGTTGCGTCGCATCGACGCCCACCACTGCACCCACACCCATATGGTCCCGACACAGTTCCACCGCCTGCTGGCATTGCCGGACCACATCAAACAGACGTACGACGTGTCATCGATGCGGCATGCGATCCACGGCGCCGCCCCGTGCCCGGACCATGTGAAACGGGCCATGATCGAGTGGTGGGGCCACAGCGTCGAGGAGTACTACGCAGCCAGTGAGGGCGGTGGCGCGTTCGCGACCGCCGAGGACTGGCTGAAGAAGCCCGGCACGGTCGGCAAGGCGTGGCCCATCAGTGAACTCGCCGTCTTCGACGACGACGGCAAGAGGCTGCCGCCCGGTGAACTCGGCACCGTCTACATGAAGATGAGCACCGGCGGATTCTCGTACCACAAGGACGAGAGCAAGACGCGGAATAACCGCATCGGCGACTTCTTCACCGTCGGTGACCTCGGCTACCTCGACGAGGACGGCTACCTCTTCCTCCGCGACCGCAAGATCGACATGATCATCTCGGGCGGGGTCAACATCTACCCGGCCGAGATAGAGGCCGCCCTGCTCAGCCACCCCGCTGTCGCCGACGCGGCGGCCTTCGGCATCCCGCACGACGACTGGGGCGAGGAGGTGAAGGCGGTCGTCGAGCCCGCTCCCGGCCACGAACCGGGCCCGGACCTCGCTGCGGACCTCCTCGCCCACTGCGAACAACAACTCGCCGGATACAAGCGTCCCAAGAGTGTCGACTTCATCGAGGTCATGCCCCGCGACCCCAACGGCAAGCTCTACAAACGGCGGCTGCGCGATCCGTACTGGGAGGGACACGCCCGGCCCGTGTGA